The following proteins are encoded in a genomic region of Reichenbachiella sp.:
- the ftsY gene encoding signal recognition particle-docking protein FtsY has translation MGLFNIFSKEKKETLDKGLEKSKENFFSKLGKAVAGKSTVDDELLDELEEVLITSDVGVDTTVRIIERIEERVAKDKYLNTAELNVILREEIAGLLEENNSGDQADFDLPEDKKPYVLMVVGVNGVGKTTTIGKLASQFQRRGKSVVLGAADTFRAAAVDQLKLWGERVNVPVIAHGMNTDPSAVAYDAVKHAVEQKADIVIIDTAGRLHTKVNLMNELSKIKRVIQKFVDDAPHEIMLVLDGSTGQNAFIQAQEFTKATDVTSLAITKLDGTAKGGVVIGISDQFKIPVKYIGVGEGIEDLQVFNKHEFVDSFFN, from the coding sequence ATGGGATTATTCAATATTTTTTCCAAAGAAAAGAAAGAGACGCTAGACAAGGGTCTTGAGAAATCGAAAGAGAATTTCTTTTCGAAATTGGGTAAAGCTGTCGCAGGAAAATCAACTGTTGACGATGAGCTACTTGATGAATTGGAAGAGGTGTTGATCACTTCTGATGTGGGCGTAGATACCACGGTCAGAATCATCGAAAGGATAGAAGAGCGTGTCGCTAAAGACAAATACCTCAACACTGCAGAGCTTAATGTGATCCTTCGAGAAGAAATTGCAGGATTGCTAGAAGAAAACAATTCTGGAGATCAAGCTGATTTCGACTTGCCTGAAGATAAAAAGCCCTATGTACTCATGGTGGTTGGTGTGAATGGTGTTGGGAAAACGACAACCATTGGTAAGCTCGCGTCTCAATTCCAAAGAAGAGGAAAGTCCGTTGTCCTAGGAGCCGCTGATACTTTCCGTGCAGCCGCCGTAGATCAATTGAAACTTTGGGGCGAAAGAGTAAATGTGCCTGTGATTGCTCACGGAATGAATACTGACCCCTCGGCTGTCGCTTACGATGCCGTGAAACATGCGGTAGAACAGAAAGCAGACATCGTGATTATCGATACGGCTGGAAGACTTCATACCAAAGTGAATTTGATGAACGAGCTTTCAAAGATCAAGCGAGTGATTCAGAAGTTTGTAGATGATGCACCGCACGAGATCATGCTGGTGTTAGACGGCAGTACTGGTCAAAATGCATTCATTCAGGCACAAGAGTTTACAAAAGCCACTGATGTTACTTCATTAGCTATTACCAAATTGGATGGTACAGCCAAAGGCGGTGTGGTGATTGGTATTTCTGATCAATTCAAAATTCCTGTAAAGTACATTGGAGTAGGCGAAGGCATCGAAGATCTGCAAGTATTCAACAAGCACGAGTTTGTTGATTCCTTTTTCAATTAA
- a CDS encoding DUF4295 domain-containing protein, whose amino-acid sequence MAKKVVATLKDKDGVKYAKVIKAVKTKSGAYSFREEIVTEDKVKEVLAAK is encoded by the coding sequence ATGGCTAAGAAGGTAGTTGCAACCCTAAAAGACAAGGATGGTGTAAAATATGCTAAGGTGATTAAGGCGGTGAAAACCAAATCAGGAGCATATTCATTCAGAGAAGAAATTGTCACTGAAGACAAAGTGAAAGAAGTATTGGCTGCGAAATAA
- the rpmG gene encoding 50S ribosomal protein L33 has translation MAKKGNRVQVILECTEHKTTGQPGTSRYITTKNRKNTPDRMELKKFNPILKKYTVHKEIK, from the coding sequence ATGGCTAAGAAAGGTAATAGAGTTCAGGTAATATTAGAATGCACCGAGCATAAGACTACAGGTCAGCCAGGTACTTCTAGATACATTACGACAAAAAACAGGAAAAACACTCCTGACAGAATGGAATTGAAAAAATTCAATCCTATTCTTAAGAAATATACTGTTCACAAAGAAATTAAATAA
- the rpmB gene encoding 50S ribosomal protein L28 has product MSKVCQITGKRPQSGNNVSHANNKTKRRFYPNLFKKRFYLPEEDRWITLKVSSTALKTINKNGLAATLKKAKEKGTLSL; this is encoded by the coding sequence ATGTCGAAAGTTTGTCAAATAACTGGTAAGAGACCACAATCAGGAAACAACGTTTCCCACGCGAATAACAAAACAAAGAGAAGGTTCTATCCGAATCTATTCAAGAAGAGATTTTATCTTCCTGAAGAAGACAGATGGATTACTTTGAAAGTTTCTTCAACTGCATTGAAAACCATCAATAAGAATGGTTTGGCTGCTACTTTGAAGAAAGCTAAAGAAAAAGGAACCCTTTCATTATAA
- a CDS encoding translation initiation factor → MSKKGNFKNRIGVVYSTSDDFDYTEESELEEETLAPKDQKLRVELDKKNRKGKQVTLVTGFTGMTGDLKELGKMLKTKCGVGGNVKDREIIIQGDLRDKVVEILLKEGYQARKI, encoded by the coding sequence ATGTCGAAAAAAGGAAATTTTAAAAATAGGATCGGCGTGGTATATTCTACCAGCGACGATTTTGATTATACAGAGGAGTCTGAATTAGAAGAAGAAACATTGGCACCGAAAGATCAGAAGTTACGCGTAGAGCTAGACAAGAAAAACCGTAAAGGAAAACAAGTGACTTTGGTTACTGGATTCACCGGCATGACTGGAGATTTGAAAGAATTGGGTAAAATGCTAAAAACGAAGTGCGGTGTAGGTGGCAATGTGAAGGATCGCGAAATTATCATTCAAGGTGATTTGCGAGATAAAGTAGTCGAAATTCTACTTAAAGAGGGATATCAGGCACGCAAGATTTAA
- a CDS encoding 1,4-dihydroxy-2-naphthoate polyprenyltransferase — translation MTNSKIKHWLQAFRLRTLPLALSSIFMGNFLAKWQGAFNWGILGLAVSTTIFLQILSNLANDYGDSIHGADSAEREGPSRAVQTGAISKGQMKTAIIVFASLSLISGISLLAMAFADQWMLITVFLVLGLLAIYAAITYTAGSNPYGYRGLGDISVLIFFGLVGVFGSYFLQAKTLDWNVLLPALSCGLLATGVLNVNNIRDIESDEKAGKISIPVRIGRDKAVVYHFVLLGLAMLSSVVFIMLNASGWTSYLFVLAFPLIIKNGVAVKTKTSAAALDPYLKQLALSTLLYVLLFGVGLVL, via the coding sequence ATGACCAATTCTAAAATAAAACATTGGCTGCAAGCCTTCCGACTTAGAACATTGCCGTTGGCGCTGTCCAGTATTTTTATGGGCAACTTTCTGGCGAAATGGCAAGGTGCGTTCAATTGGGGGATTTTAGGGCTGGCAGTATCTACCACCATCTTTCTACAAATCCTATCCAATTTGGCCAACGACTATGGAGACTCGATTCATGGAGCGGATAGCGCAGAAAGGGAAGGGCCATCTCGAGCCGTGCAAACGGGCGCCATTTCGAAAGGACAAATGAAAACGGCGATTATTGTTTTTGCAAGCTTGTCACTGATCTCTGGTATTTCTTTATTGGCCATGGCTTTTGCTGATCAGTGGATGTTAATAACTGTGTTTCTGGTGCTAGGACTTTTGGCTATTTATGCGGCCATCACCTATACAGCTGGTAGCAATCCTTATGGGTACCGAGGGCTTGGAGATATTTCAGTGTTGATATTTTTTGGATTGGTCGGTGTTTTTGGTTCCTATTTTCTTCAGGCAAAAACATTGGATTGGAATGTTTTACTGCCTGCGCTGAGTTGCGGCTTGCTGGCTACAGGTGTGCTCAATGTGAATAACATCCGAGACATTGAGTCCGATGAGAAAGCAGGGAAGATATCTATACCCGTTCGTATTGGTAGAGACAAGGCAGTTGTGTACCATTTTGTGCTCTTGGGTCTTGCGATGCTTTCGAGTGTCGTGTTTATTATGCTAAATGCCTCAGGTTGGACCTCCTATTTGTTTGTGTTGGCATTTCCCTTAATTATTAAAAATGGCGTAGCAGTAAAGACCAAAACTTCTGCCGCGGCGCTTGATCCCTATTTAAAGCAATTGGCCTTGAGTACCTTATTGTATGTGTTGTTGTTTGGAGTGGGATTGGTTTTGTAA
- the argS gene encoding arginine--tRNA ligase, whose translation MDIVSQLQQGIAEGLKSLYDHEVSASDLGLQPTRKEFEGTYTFVTFPYGKISKKNPMETGEDLGTYLKDNSAVVEGYNVVKGFLNLELSKSIWTNLFNDIAAQSNFGAHDRKGETVMVEYSSPNTNKPLHLGHLRNIFLGYSVSKIYDAFGYDVVKVQIINDRGIHICKSMVAWQKFGNEETPQSSGLKGDKLVGKYYVEFDKAYKVEIAQLVEAGKSKEEAEKEAPILLEAQDLLRKWEAKEPETYALWEKMNGWVYEGFDATYTQMGVDFDKLYYESNTYLLGKEQVAEGLKAGHFFSKDDGSVWVDLTEEGLDQKIVQRSDGTAVYMTQDIGTAIQRFKEYPGLIKQVYTVGNEQDYHFKVLFLILKKLGYKWAEECYHLSYGMVDLPSGKMKSREGTVVDADDLMNEMISTAEHHTKELGKIDGFTDVQAKELYDTIGLGALKYFLLKVDPKKRMLFDPQESIEFHGNTGPFIQYTHARISAILRRAEELGIETKVLKINPDVQLSQTECDLIYQISELPNKIKLAAEDYLPSVIAQYVYDLAKEYNKFYAEFAIFGEQEEAVTAARVALSGQVAKNIKFGMTLLGIHVPDRM comes from the coding sequence ATGGATATTGTATCACAACTACAGCAAGGAATAGCCGAGGGACTCAAGTCTCTTTATGATCACGAAGTGTCAGCTTCAGACTTAGGCTTGCAGCCTACCCGAAAAGAATTTGAGGGGACTTATACTTTCGTGACTTTTCCTTACGGGAAAATTTCAAAAAAGAATCCCATGGAAACTGGCGAGGATCTGGGGACTTATTTGAAAGATAATAGTGCTGTAGTCGAGGGATACAATGTGGTTAAAGGGTTTTTGAACTTAGAATTGTCAAAATCCATTTGGACCAATCTGTTCAATGACATTGCTGCTCAATCAAACTTCGGCGCTCACGATCGCAAAGGTGAGACAGTGATGGTAGAGTATTCTTCACCAAACACAAACAAGCCCTTACACTTGGGCCATTTGAGAAATATCTTCTTAGGCTATTCGGTTTCAAAAATCTATGATGCCTTTGGTTATGATGTGGTCAAAGTTCAGATCATCAACGACCGAGGGATTCATATCTGTAAGTCAATGGTGGCGTGGCAGAAATTTGGAAATGAAGAAACACCACAGTCCTCTGGACTGAAAGGCGATAAACTCGTTGGGAAATACTATGTCGAGTTTGATAAGGCCTATAAGGTAGAGATCGCTCAATTGGTAGAAGCTGGAAAATCTAAAGAAGAAGCGGAGAAAGAAGCTCCGATTCTGTTAGAAGCGCAAGACTTACTCCGAAAATGGGAGGCGAAAGAACCAGAAACTTACGCACTCTGGGAAAAAATGAACGGTTGGGTGTATGAAGGTTTTGATGCGACATACACACAAATGGGTGTCGATTTCGATAAGCTCTATTACGAGTCAAATACTTATTTGCTTGGCAAAGAGCAAGTGGCTGAAGGCTTGAAAGCTGGTCATTTCTTCTCCAAAGATGATGGGTCTGTTTGGGTCGATCTCACAGAAGAAGGATTGGATCAAAAAATTGTTCAGCGATCGGATGGTACTGCAGTCTATATGACGCAGGACATTGGTACAGCCATCCAAAGATTCAAAGAATATCCAGGACTGATCAAACAAGTCTATACAGTAGGAAACGAGCAAGACTATCACTTCAAAGTGCTTTTCTTGATTCTCAAGAAGCTCGGCTATAAGTGGGCAGAGGAGTGTTATCACTTGTCTTACGGCATGGTCGATTTGCCTTCAGGCAAAATGAAATCTCGGGAGGGTACTGTTGTAGATGCGGATGACTTGATGAACGAAATGATCAGCACGGCTGAACATCACACCAAAGAATTAGGAAAGATCGATGGCTTTACGGACGTACAGGCCAAAGAGCTTTATGATACAATTGGTCTGGGTGCATTGAAATATTTCTTGCTCAAAGTGGATCCAAAGAAGCGTATGTTGTTTGATCCGCAAGAGTCGATCGAATTCCACGGAAATACAGGTCCTTTCATTCAATACACACATGCAAGAATTTCTGCTATTCTTAGAAGAGCAGAAGAGTTGGGTATTGAAACTAAAGTGTTGAAAATCAATCCGGATGTGCAATTGAGTCAAACCGAATGTGATCTGATTTATCAAATATCCGAACTGCCGAACAAAATCAAGCTGGCTGCAGAAGATTACCTTCCTTCGGTAATCGCACAGTATGTGTATGACTTGGCGAAAGAGTACAATAAGTTCTATGCTGAGTTTGCCATCTTCGGAGAGCAAGAAGAAGCGGTTACAGCGGCGCGAGTTGCACTTTCTGGTCAAGTGGCTAAAAACATCAAGTTCGGCATGACGCTGTTAGGTATCCACGTTCCAGATAGAATGTAA
- the ctlX gene encoding citrulline utilization hydrolase CtlX has protein sequence MGVNTTSTIMMIRPVQFRLNEQTAVNNYYQKALEGITPENVQERALAEFDGFVQKLRDHEVEVLVVKDTPEPSTPDSIFPNNWISFHDDGVIGLYPMYAENRRLERRQDIIDDLDAFGYQITNIIDLSGAEEANKFLEGTGSLILDRGNQIAYAAISERTHPDVIKDFESAFGYKVVSFVANQDVNGKRLPIYHTNVMMALGHEFAVICLDTIDNPAERKMVVDSLENSGKEVIEISENQKAHFAGNMLQVENKSGDRLMVMSAAAYDSLEEDQKTKILKYNKDIVSSSLDTIEALGGGSARCMMAEVFLPKK, from the coding sequence ATGGGAGTAAATACAACATCTACAATCATGATGATCCGACCGGTTCAGTTTAGACTCAATGAGCAAACGGCCGTCAATAATTACTACCAAAAAGCACTCGAAGGAATTACGCCTGAAAATGTTCAGGAAAGAGCACTGGCCGAATTCGATGGATTTGTTCAAAAACTACGCGACCATGAGGTCGAAGTTTTGGTGGTGAAAGATACGCCTGAGCCAAGTACACCGGATTCCATTTTCCCAAACAACTGGATTTCGTTTCACGACGACGGCGTGATTGGTCTATATCCGATGTATGCCGAAAATAGGCGATTGGAACGACGTCAAGACATTATTGATGACCTAGATGCTTTTGGTTATCAGATCACTAATATTATTGATCTATCTGGGGCAGAAGAAGCCAATAAATTTCTGGAAGGAACAGGCAGTTTGATATTGGATAGAGGCAACCAAATCGCGTATGCTGCTATATCTGAGAGAACCCATCCGGATGTGATCAAAGATTTCGAAAGTGCCTTTGGATACAAGGTGGTGTCTTTTGTAGCGAATCAGGATGTGAACGGGAAGAGACTCCCTATCTATCATACCAACGTGATGATGGCTTTAGGTCATGAGTTTGCGGTGATCTGTTTGGATACCATAGATAATCCGGCAGAAAGAAAAATGGTAGTAGATTCGCTGGAAAATTCTGGTAAAGAGGTGATTGAAATTTCTGAAAATCAGAAAGCACACTTTGCTGGAAATATGCTTCAGGTAGAAAACAAATCGGGAGATCGATTGATGGTTATGTCTGCAGCTGCCTATGATTCATTGGAGGAAGATCAGAAAACTAAGATTTTAAAATATAATAAGGACATCGTTTCCAGTTCGCTCGATACCATCGAGGCACTGGGAGGCGGAAGCGCACGATGTATGATGGCGGAAGTTTTTCTGCCCAAGAAGTAA
- a CDS encoding dimethylarginine dimethylaminohydrolase family protein, producing MINILIKDETAPLKSVVLGTGESFGGVPALEEAYDPKSREHILNGTFPKEEDIIKEMEAVANALKKHGVQVYRPKVLPDTNQVFARDIGFVIGDKFIVPNIIDDRASEKDGINELLDQINPEQILRMPKGAYAEGGDVMPWKEKLYIGYSEDEDYNKYQVSRTNRAGVEFLRDQFPNCEFYAFELKKSDTEPKENALHLDCCFQPIGNDQCIIYKGGFKNERDYDLLVSHFGKENCIEITKDEMYHMNSNVFSISPEVIISEQGFTRLNEELERRGFTVERVPYSETAKMEGLLRCSTLPLERAY from the coding sequence ATGATTAATATTTTAATTAAAGATGAAACTGCTCCGCTCAAGTCGGTTGTACTAGGCACTGGCGAAAGTTTTGGAGGAGTACCTGCCTTGGAAGAGGCTTATGACCCAAAATCAAGGGAGCATATTCTGAATGGAACCTTCCCAAAAGAGGAAGATATAATAAAAGAAATGGAAGCTGTAGCAAATGCATTGAAAAAGCATGGAGTTCAGGTCTATCGGCCAAAGGTACTCCCTGATACCAATCAGGTGTTTGCTAGAGATATTGGCTTCGTAATAGGCGACAAGTTCATCGTTCCAAATATTATTGATGATCGGGCGAGCGAAAAAGATGGCATCAATGAGTTGCTAGATCAGATCAACCCAGAACAAATTCTTAGAATGCCTAAAGGTGCTTATGCGGAAGGAGGCGATGTGATGCCTTGGAAAGAGAAGCTATACATCGGCTATTCAGAAGATGAAGATTACAATAAATATCAGGTCAGCAGAACCAATCGTGCGGGCGTTGAGTTTTTGAGAGATCAATTTCCTAATTGTGAATTTTATGCTTTTGAGCTCAAGAAATCTGATACCGAACCTAAAGAGAATGCGTTGCATTTGGATTGCTGTTTTCAACCTATTGGAAATGATCAATGCATCATATATAAAGGTGGCTTCAAAAACGAAAGAGATTACGATTTGCTCGTGAGCCATTTTGGCAAAGAAAACTGTATCGAAATCACTAAAGATGAAATGTATCACATGAATTCTAATGTGTTTTCTATTTCGCCAGAAGTAATCATTAGTGAACAAGGCTTCACACGATTGAATGAGGAACTGGAAAGAAGAGGCTTTACTGTAGAAAGAGTACCATATAGCGAAACTGCAAAAATGGAAGGATTATTAAGATGTTCTACTTTACCACTCGAAAGAGCTTATTGA
- a CDS encoding arginine decarboxylase, whose protein sequence is MKKYRDLIEQTFYFPTEEFDVKNNHLSFNGVDLMEIIKEHGTPLKLTYLPKISQNIQNAKKIFAEAIQKKKYNGSYTYCYCTKSNHFSFVMEEALKNDIHIETSSAYDISIVETLFERGLITKDTYIICNGYKRPLYLKKIAELLNAGFKNCLPILDNLMELDYYEEHVNDPFKMGMRLAADEEPNFEFYTSRLGIRYGDVIDYYQNKIKGKSKGQLKMLHYFINTGIKDTAYYWSELSRFVYKYAELKKICPELEAIDIGGGFPVKNSLHFEYDYKYMAEQIIENIQWICKKNHVDEPNIFTEFGSYTVAESGATIYSVLDQKLQNDKELWYMMDGSFITHIPDVWGLNAKFIMLPINLWNNQFHRVNIGGLTCDSMDYYDSEAHIGELFMPVIEKEETMYFGFFHTGAYQESLGGYGGIQHCLIPAPKHILIQKDENGKASTSVFAEEQSSEQMMKILGYK, encoded by the coding sequence ATGAAAAAGTACCGTGATTTAATTGAACAAACCTTTTATTTTCCAACGGAGGAATTTGATGTAAAGAACAATCATTTGTCCTTCAATGGAGTGGATCTCATGGAGATCATCAAGGAGCACGGTACGCCGTTGAAACTTACATATCTGCCCAAAATTTCTCAGAATATCCAAAACGCAAAAAAGATATTTGCTGAAGCTATACAGAAAAAGAAGTATAACGGAAGTTATACTTATTGCTATTGCACAAAATCCAATCACTTTTCTTTCGTGATGGAAGAAGCGCTGAAAAACGATATTCATATTGAAACTTCGTCGGCTTATGACATATCTATTGTAGAGACTTTGTTTGAGCGAGGACTCATCACCAAAGACACCTACATCATATGTAATGGCTACAAGCGCCCACTTTATTTAAAGAAGATCGCGGAACTACTCAATGCTGGATTCAAAAATTGTTTGCCTATTCTGGACAATTTGATGGAACTCGACTATTACGAAGAGCATGTGAATGATCCATTCAAAATGGGTATGCGACTGGCTGCGGATGAAGAACCAAACTTTGAATTTTATACTTCCAGATTGGGCATTCGATATGGGGATGTGATTGATTATTATCAAAACAAAATCAAAGGCAAATCCAAAGGGCAGCTCAAGATGTTGCACTATTTTATCAATACCGGCATCAAAGACACAGCCTACTACTGGAGTGAGCTGAGCAGATTTGTTTATAAATATGCTGAACTCAAAAAAATATGCCCTGAATTAGAAGCCATAGATATTGGCGGTGGATTTCCAGTGAAGAACTCTTTGCATTTCGAATATGACTACAAGTACATGGCTGAGCAGATCATTGAAAACATTCAATGGATTTGCAAGAAAAACCATGTAGACGAACCAAATATATTTACTGAGTTTGGAAGCTATACGGTAGCTGAAAGTGGCGCTACGATATACTCTGTGCTAGATCAAAAACTACAGAATGATAAGGAACTTTGGTATATGATGGATGGGTCATTCATTACGCACATCCCTGACGTCTGGGGTCTTAACGCGAAGTTCATCATGCTCCCAATTAATCTCTGGAACAACCAATTCCACAGAGTGAATATTGGTGGGTTGACCTGCGATAGTATGGATTACTATGATTCTGAAGCACACATTGGCGAATTATTTATGCCTGTGATAGAAAAAGAGGAAACGATGTACTTTGGATTTTTCCATACCGGAGCCTATCAAGAGTCTTTAGGTGGATATGGAGGCATTCAGCATTGTTTGATTCCTGCCCCAAAACACATCTTGATTCAAAAAGATGAAAACGGCAAGGCATCTACTAGCGTATTTGCTGAGGAGCAATCGAGCGAACAAATGATGAAAATATTAGGTTATAAGTAA
- a CDS encoding polyprenol monophosphomannose synthase — MEKSLVIIPTFDEKENIEGIIRAVFELKAEFDVLVVDDNSPDGTASIVKTLQKEFDKLHLMEREGKAGLGTAYIAGFHFALDHGYEYIFEMDADFSHNPQDLVRLRTACENGADLSIGSRYISGVNVVNWPMDRVLMSYCASIYVQFITGIPIKDTTAGFKCYTRKVLETIGPNNVHFVGYAFQIEMKFLAWKYGFNITEVPIIFTDRTKGQSKMSRGIFKEAVFGVIQMKVKSLFKKYIPAQ, encoded by the coding sequence TTGGAAAAAAGTCTTGTCATAATACCTACCTTCGATGAAAAAGAAAACATCGAAGGAATCATCAGAGCAGTTTTTGAACTAAAAGCTGAGTTCGATGTATTGGTAGTTGATGACAACTCTCCCGATGGCACTGCCTCCATTGTAAAAACGCTTCAAAAAGAGTTCGACAAGCTCCATTTGATGGAAAGAGAAGGAAAAGCCGGTCTAGGTACGGCCTACATTGCTGGTTTTCATTTCGCTTTAGATCATGGGTACGAATATATTTTTGAAATGGACGCTGACTTCTCTCACAATCCACAAGATTTGGTAAGGCTTAGAACGGCTTGCGAAAATGGAGCAGACTTATCCATAGGATCGCGATACATCTCGGGTGTGAATGTGGTCAACTGGCCCATGGATCGTGTACTGATGTCTTACTGCGCTAGTATCTATGTACAGTTCATAACAGGTATTCCGATAAAAGACACAACCGCTGGCTTCAAGTGCTATACACGTAAAGTACTAGAAACTATTGGACCCAATAATGTTCATTTCGTCGGATATGCCTTTCAAATTGAAATGAAATTCTTGGCCTGGAAATATGGATTCAACATTACCGAGGTTCCTATTATTTTTACAGACCGGACCAAAGGACAATCTAAAATGTCTCGAGGCATATTTAAAGAGGCTGTTTTTGGCGTGATTCAAATGAAAGTCAAGAGCCTATTTAAAAAGTATATCCCTGCTCAATAG
- a CDS encoding Dps family protein encodes MKENKIIIDKLNNLLADFQIYYQNLRGFHWNIQGKAFFELHMKFEELYTDAAMKVDEIAERILTVGGVPLHGFEDYLATAQIKPVKNVHDAETAVKTIVSNLEHIVSVERSLKELAGESEDSGTEDQMSALIEEQEKTLWMYKAWLK; translated from the coding sequence ATGAAAGAGAATAAAATAATCATAGACAAGCTCAATAATCTATTAGCTGACTTTCAAATCTATTACCAAAATCTAAGAGGATTTCACTGGAATATTCAAGGAAAGGCATTTTTTGAATTACATATGAAATTCGAAGAGCTATATACTGATGCGGCCATGAAAGTTGATGAAATAGCCGAGCGAATCCTTACTGTAGGTGGTGTGCCTTTGCATGGATTTGAAGACTATTTGGCAACCGCCCAAATCAAACCCGTAAAAAATGTTCATGATGCGGAAACCGCTGTGAAAACTATAGTCTCTAATCTGGAACATATTGTTTCCGTAGAAAGATCACTCAAAGAATTGGCTGGAGAATCTGAGGATAGTGGAACAGAAGACCAAATGTCTGCACTGATTGAAGAACAAGAAAAAACACTTTGGATGTACAAGGCCTGGTTAAAATAA
- a CDS encoding type II toxin-antitoxin system VapC family toxin, translated as MKSILIDAGPLIALFDRSDRYHEKALDFVREFQGQLWTTWPVVTEVSHMLDFSTKAQVAFLQWIERGGLRLFDLNEKHAGRLVELTQKFNDVPMDLADASLVIAAEEKKQKEIATIDSDFYIYRDIRNQYLTNIFM; from the coding sequence ATGAAAAGCATTCTCATTGACGCAGGTCCTCTGATTGCGCTCTTTGATCGATCGGATCGTTATCACGAAAAAGCACTTGATTTTGTACGAGAGTTTCAAGGACAGTTATGGACCACCTGGCCTGTGGTGACTGAAGTCAGTCATATGCTCGATTTTAGCACGAAAGCCCAAGTGGCTTTTTTACAATGGATAGAACGTGGTGGATTGCGATTGTTTGACTTGAATGAAAAGCATGCGGGTAGACTAGTGGAATTGACTCAGAAATTTAATGATGTTCCGATGGATTTGGCTGACGCTTCACTGGTAATAGCTGCTGAGGAAAAGAAACAAAAAGAAATAGCCACGATCGATTCTGATTTTTACATCTATCGTGATATTCGAAATCAATATCTTACCAATATTTTTATGTAA